TTTTAGATAGAAATTCCAAACTTACTTATGAAGCTTAATCTATACTTTCTCACTTTATTATTCTTTTTCAGTTTTAGTTTTTCTCAAAACATGCAGCTTTCTTCAAATGCAGAAATATCTGTATTAACTGTCGGTCAAGGCGACAATCTCAATGACGCTTTTGGTCATAGTGCCTTTAGAATAAAAGATAGAAATAGTGGACTTGATGTGGTTTATGGTTATGGAAGATATAATTTTAACACACCAAATTTTTATTTAAAATTTGCGCAAGGCAAGTTGAATTATTTAATGGGGAAAAGAAAGTTTTCAGATTTTTTTGAGTTATATCGTTTTTACGACAGAACAATCGAGGAGCAAAAATTAGACCTATCGCAGGAGCAAAAACAACGTCTTTACAACTACCTTATTAATAATTACAAACCAGAAAATAGAGCTTATCTCTACGATTTTTTTTACGATAATTGTGCAACTAAAATTAGAGATGTCGCCAATGTCGCTAGCAATAGAACCATCATTTATCCCGAATTAAATAACGAAAATAAAAAGTCCTTCAGAAATCTAATACACGAAGAGGTAGGCCACAATACTTGGGGAAGTTTTGGGATTGATATAGCTTTGGGCTCAATTATAGATAAAACTGCAACACAAGAAGAGCAGATGTTTTTGCCAAAATACATTTTTGAAAGCTTCGGAAATGCAAACATAAATGGAAAACCATTAGTGAAAAGTACTAATACTATCTACAAATCTAAACATGGTGTAAGTTATAAGACTAGTTTTTTTATAAGTCCGATTTTTATAATGTGTCTTATTGCTGCAGGTATACTATTTATAACTTATAAGGATAATAAAGGTAATAAAAGGTCTAATTGGCTAGACGTTATACTTTTTTCAATCTCTGGTATTTCGGGAGTTTTATTACTATTCTTATGGTTTGGTACTGACCATACAACTACAGGATACAACTATAATATACTATGGGCTTTTCCGCTAAATCTTTTTACTTTATTCCAATTTTTTAAAAAGACACCAAAAAAATGGTTTAGAAGTTATTTGAAATTTTTAATAATCTTACTCGTATTAATGTCAATGCATTGGACAATTGGTGTGCAAGTATTTGCAATAGGTTTACTGCCACTTCTAATTGCGCTTATGGTTAGATATATTTATCTTATTAAATATTACAAAACTGTCTAGCTATTACTGTCCTCTGTAATATAAAACTGTACTTAAAGTTTTTAGTATGATATTTAAATCTAGGAATGGACTACGATGTTTTATGTAATATAAATCGTATTGCAATTTGGTAAGACTTTCTTCAACAGATCCTCCATATCGGCTATTCACTTGAGCCCAACCGGTAAGACCAGGTTTGACGATATGCCTAGTTTCGTAAAATGGTATTGAACGAGATAATTCAGCCACAAAAAATGGACGCTCTGGTCGTGGTCCGATGATACTCATTTCACCTTTGAGTACATTAATAAATTGTGGAATTTCGTCCAAACGTGAACGCCTTAAAAACTTGCCAAAATATGTGACTCGCACATCGTCCTTAGTTGCCCATT
This DNA window, taken from Winogradskyella sp. PC-19, encodes the following:
- a CDS encoding DUF4105 domain-containing protein, translating into MKLNLYFLTLLFFFSFSFSQNMQLSSNAEISVLTVGQGDNLNDAFGHSAFRIKDRNSGLDVVYGYGRYNFNTPNFYLKFAQGKLNYLMGKRKFSDFFELYRFYDRTIEEQKLDLSQEQKQRLYNYLINNYKPENRAYLYDFFYDNCATKIRDVANVASNRTIIYPELNNENKKSFRNLIHEEVGHNTWGSFGIDIALGSIIDKTATQEEQMFLPKYIFESFGNANINGKPLVKSTNTIYKSKHGVSYKTSFFISPIFIMCLIAAGILFITYKDNKGNKRSNWLDVILFSISGISGVLLLFLWFGTDHTTTGYNYNILWAFPLNLFTLFQFFKKTPKKWFRSYLKFLIILLVLMSMHWTIGVQVFAIGLLPLLIALMVRYIYLIKYYKTV